In the Salifodinibacter halophilus genome, CCGCGTCGAGCAGCGCCTCGAACCAGCGCGCCGTCTCGACGTCCGAGGTCAGCACCGCGGCGTTATACGCGGGGAGCCCCAGCTCGCCTTCATAGCGGGCGCGCTTGGCGTCGGGCAGCTCGGGCAGCTCGGCGCGGCACTGCGCGACGAATTCC is a window encoding:
- the gatB gene encoding Asp-tRNA(Asn)/Glu-tRNA(Gln) amidotransferase GatCAB subunit B (allows the formation of correctly charged Asn-tRNA(Asn) or Gln-tRNA(Gln) through the transamidation of misacylated Asp-tRNA(Asn) or Glu-tRNA(Gln) in organisms which lack either or both of asparaginyl-tRNA or glutaminyl-tRNA synthetases; reaction takes place in the presence of glutamine and ATP through an activated phospho-Asp-tRNA(Asn) or phospho-Glu-tRNA) is translated as QETRLYDPDRNETRSMRSKEDAHDYRYFPDPDLLPLELSEEFVAQCRAELPELPDAKRARYEGELGLPAYNAAVLTSDVETARWFEALLDA